The Chiloscyllium plagiosum isolate BGI_BamShark_2017 chromosome 8, ASM401019v2, whole genome shotgun sequence genome includes a window with the following:
- the LOC122552452 gene encoding tetraspanin-1-like isoform X2, translated as MSCFKFLKMMMICCNCIVFLGGSAILGVGVWVKVDGGSFLDILAKLAPQLKQLVNVGYLCIAIGAFLVLIGFLGCYGAVKENKCMLMIFFIIVLLIFIAQIAGAVVILAFSGLADIFITYIRIWAVKSIKDEYGKSSDITTLWDTVMNEFKCCGFNDFDDFTNSPFYNNSLNKYPKHCCKSQSHCFGGDINHSVMGCYNSLLDFLKTNTKILGIVALGICVLEIGAMAASMVMYCQIRKEEKSV; from the exons atgAGTTGCTTCAAATTTTTGAAGATGATGATGATCTGCTGCAATTGTATCGTCTTT ctcGGAGGCAGTGCTATATTGGGAGTTGGAGTCTGGGTGAAAGTGGATGGTGGTTCCTTCCTTGATATCCTGGCAAAACTAGCACCACAGCTGAAGCAATTGGTGAATGTGGGGTATCTCTGCATCGCCATAGGGGCCTTCTTAGTACTGATTGGTTTCCTGGGTTGCTACGGAGCTGTGAAGGAGAACAAGTGCATGTTGATGATA TTTTTCATCATAGTACTACTGATCTTCATAGCTCAGATTGCGGGTGCTGTGGTTATCCTTGCATTCTCTGGCTTG gCTGACATTTTTATTACTTACATTCGGATCTGGGCAGTGAAATCGATCAAAGATGAATATGGCAAAAGTTCAGACATAACTACACTATGGGATACAGTGATGAATGAG TTCAAGTGTTGTGGATTCAATGACTTTGATGATTTTACAAACTCACCTTTCTACAATAATTCATTAAATAAGTATCCCAAGCATTGCTGCAAATCTCAATCGCATTGTTTTGGTGGCGACATTAATCATTCTGTGATG GGTTGCTACAACTCACTTCTTGACTTTCTGAAGACCAACACCAAGATTCTTGGTATCGTGGCTTTGGGAATTTGTGTGCTGGAG ATAGGGGCAATGGCAGCATCCATGGTAATGTACTGTCAAATCAGAAAAGAGGAAAAGAGCGTATGA
- the LOC122552452 gene encoding tetraspanin-1-like isoform X1 yields MFVASLSITKDKEKMSCFKFLKMMMICCNCIVFLGGSAILGVGVWVKVDGGSFLDILAKLAPQLKQLVNVGYLCIAIGAFLVLIGFLGCYGAVKENKCMLMIFFIIVLLIFIAQIAGAVVILAFSGLADIFITYIRIWAVKSIKDEYGKSSDITTLWDTVMNEFKCCGFNDFDDFTNSPFYNNSLNKYPKHCCKSQSHCFGGDINHSVMGCYNSLLDFLKTNTKILGIVALGICVLEIGAMAASMVMYCQIRKEEKSV; encoded by the exons ATAAcaaaagataaagagaagatgAGTTGCTTCAAATTTTTGAAGATGATGATGATCTGCTGCAATTGTATCGTCTTT ctcGGAGGCAGTGCTATATTGGGAGTTGGAGTCTGGGTGAAAGTGGATGGTGGTTCCTTCCTTGATATCCTGGCAAAACTAGCACCACAGCTGAAGCAATTGGTGAATGTGGGGTATCTCTGCATCGCCATAGGGGCCTTCTTAGTACTGATTGGTTTCCTGGGTTGCTACGGAGCTGTGAAGGAGAACAAGTGCATGTTGATGATA TTTTTCATCATAGTACTACTGATCTTCATAGCTCAGATTGCGGGTGCTGTGGTTATCCTTGCATTCTCTGGCTTG gCTGACATTTTTATTACTTACATTCGGATCTGGGCAGTGAAATCGATCAAAGATGAATATGGCAAAAGTTCAGACATAACTACACTATGGGATACAGTGATGAATGAG TTCAAGTGTTGTGGATTCAATGACTTTGATGATTTTACAAACTCACCTTTCTACAATAATTCATTAAATAAGTATCCCAAGCATTGCTGCAAATCTCAATCGCATTGTTTTGGTGGCGACATTAATCATTCTGTGATG GGTTGCTACAACTCACTTCTTGACTTTCTGAAGACCAACACCAAGATTCTTGGTATCGTGGCTTTGGGAATTTGTGTGCTGGAG ATAGGGGCAATGGCAGCATCCATGGTAATGTACTGTCAAATCAGAAAAGAGGAAAAGAGCGTATGA